The following coding sequences are from one Saprospiraceae bacterium window:
- a CDS encoding T9SS type A sorting domain-containing protein — MKKLFTLFLFSFTISCWSQSEILTGDITTNTLLTSNKSYILKGFVYVKNGAVLTIEPGTIIKADKATKGALIITRGSKLIAEGTQEKPIVFTSNETIPGYGDWGGIILLGKSYTNTTTNGIHGEGIIEGGVDNANGDGRYGGNEPDDNSGILKFVRIEYPGIAFAPNNEINGLTLGGVGSGTEIDFVQVSYSGDDAFEWFGGTVNCKHLIAYRALDDDFDCDFGFSGNIQFALSVRNPLIADISGSNGFEIDNDASGSNSIPKTKPTFSNVTIIGPMNPSVSPDFKRGLHLRRNSEAAILNSLIIGNYPVGLFIDGDSCFAHAQSGNLEFKNNILAGMTELTKTTASTFDIKNWVTNNENKLFLTTNEAGLVDINVSDPIANILNHSPANGLAKFDSKRIQNRFFDKVEYSGAFDETNDWSCRWTRFENGVRNNCQITSSKEINNDVEILISPLPAKQYVNISFGNNVQLKSPIRISNFQGKILKTVNTQGNNSVQVDTHDLINGIYLININTTQGQIIKKLIISQ, encoded by the coding sequence ATGAAAAAATTATTTACACTTTTCCTTTTTTCTTTTACAATTTCCTGTTGGAGTCAATCAGAAATTCTCACCGGAGATATCACGACAAATACATTGCTCACAAGTAATAAATCTTATATATTGAAAGGATTTGTTTACGTAAAAAATGGTGCTGTTTTGACGATTGAACCTGGCACAATAATTAAAGCTGATAAAGCTACTAAAGGGGCGCTTATAATTACCAGAGGCAGTAAATTAATCGCAGAAGGAACCCAAGAAAAGCCTATTGTATTTACCAGTAATGAAACTATCCCCGGATATGGAGATTGGGGAGGTATCATACTTCTCGGTAAATCCTATACCAATACCACAACAAACGGTATCCATGGCGAAGGAATTATAGAAGGCGGCGTAGATAATGCAAATGGAGACGGCAGATATGGGGGAAATGAACCTGACGATAATTCAGGAATTTTAAAATTTGTCAGAATTGAATATCCGGGTATTGCATTTGCTCCGAATAATGAAATCAATGGCTTGACACTTGGAGGCGTTGGTAGCGGAACAGAAATTGATTTTGTTCAGGTTTCATATTCAGGTGATGATGCTTTCGAATGGTTTGGCGGCACGGTAAATTGTAAACATTTGATCGCTTACAGAGCCCTTGATGATGATTTTGATTGTGATTTTGGATTTAGCGGAAATATTCAATTTGCTTTATCCGTCAGAAATCCTTTGATTGCAGATATCAGTGGGTCAAATGGATTTGAAATTGATAATGATGCTTCCGGATCTAATTCTATCCCAAAAACCAAACCTACTTTCTCCAATGTAACTATTATCGGACCTATGAATCCCTCTGTATCGCCAGATTTCAAGAGGGGCTTGCATTTAAGAAGAAATAGCGAAGCTGCAATTCTAAACTCCTTGATCATTGGAAATTATCCAGTTGGTCTTTTCATTGATGGTGATTCGTGTTTTGCACATGCTCAATCCGGAAATCTTGAATTTAAAAACAACATTCTTGCCGGTATGACCGAACTCACAAAGACAACTGCATCCACTTTTGACATTAAAAACTGGGTTACAAATAATGAAAATAAATTATTTCTCACCACCAATGAAGCTGGCCTTGTTGACATCAACGTTTCTGATCCAATAGCCAACATTCTAAATCACTCGCCTGCAAATGGTCTTGCAAAGTTTGATTCAAAAAGAATCCAGAACAGATTTTTCGACAAAGTTGAATATTCGGGAGCATTTGACGAAACCAATGATTGGAGTTGTAGGTGGACTAGATTTGAAAACGGTGTCAGAAATAATTGCCAAATCACTTCCAGCAAGGAAATAAACAATGATGTTGAGATATTGATCTCACCACTTCCGGCTAAGCAATACGTAAATATTTCATTTGGGAATAATGTCCAACTCAAGTCGCCAATCCGAATTAGCAATTTTCAGGGGAAAATTTTAAAAACGGTGAATACCCAAGGAAATAATTCTGTTCAAGTGGACACCCATGACTTAATTAACGGCATTTATCTCATCAACATCAATACAACCCAAGGGCAAATCATAAAAAAACTAATCATTAGTCAGTAA